A single genomic interval of Lathyrus oleraceus cultivar Zhongwan6 chromosome 7, CAAS_Psat_ZW6_1.0, whole genome shotgun sequence harbors:
- the LOC127107385 gene encoding uncharacterized protein LOC127107385 encodes MDPESTQLQQSQLAAILGADPSPFESLISQLMSSSNEERSQAEALFNLCKQTDPDGLVLKLGHLLHSSPHQEARAMSAILLRKQLTRDDSFLWPRLSPQTHSSLKSLLLSSIQTENSKSISKKLCDTISELASSILPDNAWPELLPFMFQCVSSDSPKLQESAFLIFAQLSQYIGDSLTPHIKHLHDIFLQCLTSSAVNPDVRIAALNAVINFIQCLSGSAERDRFQDLLPAMMTTLTEALNSGQEATAQEALELLIELAGTEPRFLRRQIVDVVGAMLQIAEAESLEEGTRHLAIEFVITLAEARERAPGMMRKMPQFISRLFAILMKMLLDIEDDPAWHTAETEDEDAGETSNYSVGQECLDRLSISLGGNTIVPVASEQLPAYLAAPEWQKRHAALIALAQIAEGCSKVMVKNLEQVVAMVLNSFPDQHPRVRWAAINAIGQLSTDLGPDLQVQYHQGVLPALAAAMDDFQNPRVQAHAASAVLNFSENCTPDILTPYLDGIVSKLLVLLQNGKQMVQEGALTALASVADSSQEHFQKYYDAVIPYLKAILVNATDKSNRMLRAKSMECISLVGMAVGKEKFRADAKQVMEVLMSLQVSQMETDDPTTSYMLQAWARLCKCLGQDFLPYMEFVMPPLLQSASLKPDVTITSADSDNDIDESDDESMETITLGDKRIGIKTSVLEEKATACNMLCCYADELKEGFFPWIDQVAGTLVPLLKFYFHEEVRKAAVSAMPELLRSAKLAIEKGQSQGRDVSYLKFLTDSIIPALVEALHKEPDTEICASMLDSLNECLQISGMLLDEKQVRSIVDEVKQVITASSSRKRERSERAQAEDFDAEEGELIKEENEQEEEVFDQVGEILGTLIKTFKASFLPFFEELSSYLTPMWGRDKTPEERRIAICIFDDVAEQCREAAIKYYDTYLPFLLEACNDETPDVRQAAVYGLGVCAEFGGSVFKPLVGEALSRLNAVIQHPNALHTDNVMAYDNAVSALGKICQFHRDSIDSAQVVPAWLNCLPIKGDLIEAKVVHDQLCSMAERSDGELLGPNNQHLPKIVSVFAEVLCAGKDLATEQTAGRMVTLLRQLQQTLPPATLASTWSSLQPQQQIALQSILSS; translated from the exons ATGGATCCCGAGTCAACTCAGTTGCAGCAATCTCAACTCGCGGCCATTCTCGGCGCCGATCCTTCACCGTTCGAGAGCCTGATCTCGCAGTTGATGTCATCTTCGAACGAGGAACGTTCTCAAGCCGAAGCTCTCTTCAACCTCTGCAAACAAACCGATCCCGATGGTCTCGTTTTGAAGCTAGGTCATCTTCTTCATTCTTCTCCTCACCAGGAGGCTCGTGCTATGTCTGCTATTCTTCTCCGGAAGCAACTCACTCGCGATGATTCATTTCTTTGGCCGCGTCTTTCGCCTCAAACTCATTCTTCTCTCAAATCGCTTCTTCTTTCTTCAATTCAAACCGAAAACTCCAAATCGATTTCTAAGAAGCTTTGTGACACAATCTCTGAACTTGCTTCTAGTATTTTGCCTGATAACGCTTGGCCTGAATTGCTTCCTTTCATGTTTCAGTGCGTTTCTTCTGATTCGCCTAAGCTTCAGGAGTCTGCTTTTTTGATTTTTGCTCAGTTGTCGCAGTACATCGGTGATTCTCTCACGCCGCATATCAAACACCTTCATGACATCTTTCTTCAGTGTCTTACTTCCTCTGCTGTTAATCCCGATGTTCGAATTGCTGCTCTTAATGCTGTTATCAATTTCATTCAGTGTCTGTCTGGTTCCGCCGAACGAGATAGGTTTCAGGACTTGCTGCCGGCTATGATGACAACTTTGACCGAGGCGCTTAATTCTGGCCAGGAGGCCACCGCACAGGAGGCTCTTGAGTTGCTTATTGAACTTGCCGGGACTGAACCTAGGTTTCTCCGGAGGCAGATTGTTGATGTTGTTGGGGCAATGCTTCAAATTGCTGAGGCAGAGTCCTTGGAGGAAGGAACTAGGCATTTGGCTATTGAGTTTGTGATTACACTTGCTGAAGCTAGGGAGCGTGCTCCTGGTATGATGAGGAAGATGCCACAGTTTATTAGCAGGTTGTTTGCTATTCTTATGAAGATGCTTCTGGATATTGAAGATGATCCAGCTTGGCACACTGCGGAGACCGAAGACGAGGACGCCGGTGAAACTAGCAATTATAGTGTTGGACAGGAATGTTTGGATAGGTTATCTATATCTTTGGGAGGAAATACGATTGTTCCTGTTGCCTCTGAACAATTGCCTGCATACTTGGCTGCACCCGAGTGGCAAAAACGCCATGCTGCATTGATTGCACTTGCTCAGATAGCTGAAGGATGCTCCAAG GTCATGGTAAAAAATTTGGAGCAAGTGGTGGCTATGGTATTGAACTCGTTTCCTGATCAACATCCCCGTGTGAGGTGGGCAGCCATTAATGCAATTGGACAACTGTCTACTGATTTGGGTCCTGATTTGCAAGTTCAATATCATCAGGGAGTGTTGCCAGCCCTAGCTGCCGCCATGGATGATTTTCAGAACCCTCGTGTACAG GCTCATGCTGCCTCAGCAGTACTCAACTTCAGTGAGAATTGTACACCTGATATTTTAACGCCATACTTGGATGGAATAGTTAGCAAATTGCTTGTACTTCTTCAG AATGGTAAACAAATGGTTCAAGAGGGGGCCTTAACTGCTTTGGCATCAGTTGCTGATTCATCTCAG GAACACTTTCAGAAATACTATGATGCTGTAATACCATACCTGAAGGCTATATTGGTCAATGCAACTGATAAGTCTAACCGTATGCTTCGCGCTAAGTCTATGGAATGTATAAGTTTGGTTGGAATGGCTGTCGGAAAGGAGAAGTTCAGGGCTGATGCTAAGCAG GTTATGGAAGTTCTTATGTCCTTGCAAGTTTCTCAAATGGAGACAGATGATCCGACAACAAGTTACATGCTACAG GCATGGGCTAGACTCTGCAAATGTCTGGGACAAGATTTTCTTCCTTATATGGAATTTGTCATGCCACCATTGCTTCAGTCTGCCTCACTTAAGCCCGACGTAACCATCACATCCGCTGATTCGGACAATGATATAGACGAGTCTGATGATGAAAG TATGGAGACTATCACTCTTGGGGACAAAAGAATTGGAATTAAGACTAGTGTTCTAGAGGAGAAAGCTACGGCTTGTAACATGCTTTGTTGCTATGCTGATGAGCTAAAAGAAGGATTCTTTCCATGGATTGACCAG GTTGCAGGAACTTTGGTTCCACTCCTTAAGTTTTATTTCCATGAGGAGGTTAGAAAAGCTGCTGTTTCAG CAATGCCGGAGCTATTACGATCTGCAAAGTTAGCTATTGAGAAAGGACAATCTCAAGGTCGCGATGTGAGCTATTTGAAGTTTCTGACTGACAGCATCATCCCAGCTTTGGTGGAAGCATTGCACAAG GAACCTGACACAGAGATTTGTGCAAGTATGTTGGATTCATTAAATGAGTGCCTACAG ATCTCTGGCATGCTTTTGGATGAGAAGCAGGTTAGATCAATTGTTGATGAGGTAAAACAAGTGATAACAGCCAGTTCAAGTAGAAAACGAGAGAGATCAGAGAGGGCCCAGGCCGAGGATTTTGATGCTGAAGAGGGAGAGCTGATTAAAGAGGAAAATGAACAAGAGGAAGAAGTTTTTGACCAA GTGGGTGAGATATTGGGAACCTTGATCAAAACCTTCAAAGCCTCCTTTTTGCCTTTCTTTGAAGAATTGTCGTCTTATTTGACACCTATGTGG GGAAGGGACAAGACACCTGAAGAGAGAAGGATTGCAATTTGCATTTTTGATGATGTTGCAGAGCAGTGCCGTGAAGCAGCAATAAA GTATTATGACACATATCTTCCATTCCTATTGGAGGCATGTAATGATGAGACTCCGGATGTCAGACAG GCGGCGGTGTATGGCCTTGGTGTTTGTGCGGAGTTTGGGGGTTCTGTGTTCAAACCTCTTGTTGGAG AGGCTCTATCAAGGTTAAATGCTGTGATCCAGCATCCTAATGCTCTACATACAGATAATGTAATGGCATATGACAATGCGGTTTCAGCTCTGGGAAAAATCTGCCAATTTCACCGGGACAGTATTGATTCTGCCCAG GTAGTTCCAGCATGGTTGAACTGTCTGCCAATAAAAGGTGATTTGATTGAGGCCAAAGTTGTTCACGATCAACTTTGTTCAATGGCGGAGAG GTCTGATGGAGAGCTGTTAGGCCCAAACAATCAACACCTTCCCAAAATAGTCTCGGTGTTTGCAGAG GTTTTATGTGCTGGTAAAGACCTTGCAACAGAACAAACAGCTGGCAGAATGGTTACTTTACTCAGACAGCTCCAGCAAACATTACCACCTGCTACTCTTGCTTCCACTTGGTCATCTTTGCAGCCGCAACAACAGATTGCTTTACAATCCATCCTTTCTTCATAG
- the LOC127105127 gene encoding ethylene-responsive transcription factor ERN3 produces MAILIAFILMDMEHQQQRSNEGKHREKHIMKNRSKFVGVRQRASGKWAAEIKDTQKNIRMWLGTYKTAEEAARAYDEAACLLRGSNTRTNFSTSNSIPTNSPISLKLKKLLHRKSISNQTQTQCQNQSTMTCSSFQGAPIDNSIMVMEKENNSSWSSEESKSLFWVQNQVSENINHCGVDMSMINCELGISPNTLEFDYSWSFPQQRINELTTSKDDMNVYGLNECYVEDTHEAKYEYDVNYPLSHLFCFT; encoded by the coding sequence ATGGCTATCTTGATTGCATTTATATTAATGGATATGGAGCATCAACAACAAAGGAGCAACGAAGGCAAACACAGAGAGAAACACATAATGAAGAATAGGTCCAAGTTTGTTGGAGTAAGACAAAGGGCTTCAGGGAAATGGGCAGCAGAGATAAAAGACACACAGAAGAACATTAGGATGTGGCTTGGTACATATAAAACTGCTGAAGAAGCTGCTCGTGCTTATGATGAAGCTGCGTGTCTCCTTAGAGGTTCAAACACTCGTACAAACTTCTCTACTAGTAATTCCATTCCTACTAATTCTCCTATATCTCTTAAACTCAAAAAGCTCCTTCATCGCAAATCCATCTCAAATCAAACTCAAACTCAATGTCAAAACCAGTCTACTATGACGTGTTCTTCTTTTCAAGGTGCTCCTATTGATAATAGCATCATGGTAATGGAAAAGGAAAACAACTCTTCATGGAGTAGTGAAGAGTCAAAGTCTTTGTTTTGGGTTCAGAACCAAGTTTCTGAAAATATTAATCATTGTGGGGTAGATATGAGTATGATAAACTGCGAATTGGGTATTTCACCAAATACATTGGAGTTTGATTATTCTTGGTCTTTTCCTCAACAAAGGATTAACGAGTTAACAACATCAAAAGATGATATGAATGTATATGGTTTGAATGAGTGCTATGTGGAGGACACGCACGAAGCTAAGTATGAATATGATGTCAATTATCCTCTTTCGCACTTGTTTTGTTTTACTTGA